The Primulina huaijiensis isolate GDHJ02 chromosome 9, ASM1229523v2, whole genome shotgun sequence genomic interval ATAATAtatacacatacacacacataatATATNcataatatgtttttattccTTTACGAGATGATTCAATATATTAACCactcatttcaaattttatgaCATTGTCTTGTGAATCATGTCAATCAACATTATCCATTGGACAATTGTGGCCCAAGTATTTGTGGTGTCGTCATTTTTTAACATCATCATTTGCCGCAATAACAAATATAGAGAGTTCAATACTGAGATGAAACTTATTTACTGAATGTACGGTTTTGATATTATCCATCATATCCACGAGATGAATTTCACCGCAGCGGTACACATCAAGGTAAATATGATTGATGAatagtatataaaaaaaatatacatacacCATGAGGTGGATGATAATTTGTCTAAATTACACATATAAATGAGATTTAGTCTTAAGGTCTCATGGATCTTAGGCATCTCCTTTGTCACTAGGTCTATTAATGAAAATTCGATTGATGGCTGGCAAAACAAATTAtgatatctatatctatattcaTCAAATATGTAGTTCGTGTATTTTATACTATTGTACAACTTCGTTTAGAACTCGGGCGTGAATGGTGGGTGGCCGTCGATAAAAAGCCGTTAATATGAATGAATTGGTGGTGATAGCAGACAAAGAGGGAAAAAACAAAGtacatgcattttttttttttttaagttaggCATCATATTGAATTTGTATCATGTTCAAACGATGTATTACatctataaatatatacatttcttcacaaattcaaaTATCTGTTTTCAAGTTGAGAATCTCAATTCTCGAGTTTCTCTTTTCTCCTAATtatttctataatatttgtgaagcGTTTGTTCTCTATATCAAGAAAGCGTATGTTTTCAAAGAATACATAGTGAGTAATAATTtacattataaaatattattgtgaaattattttcatcttGTTTGTGGTTTCtactataattaatttttagaagttttaatCGTAAATATGAaagtataattttattattcatttgcataattatatatatatcaagatgCCATACGTGTagtttacaagaaaattatgcttatttttttagatatataaaaaattatcatcTCGCAGTTTGTATGAAAGGAATACTTTGAAAATGTAATGGGATTTGTAGGGATGACGTGTGTGTAAAAACATGACACATGGTATTGAATGCATTCACATTGAAATTTACTCTTTGACCAAACACTGAAACTTTCATAAAAACCCCAACCAGAAACCATTTATCTACCACGCCACTGTTGCTTCCATCTCACGTAAATTGTGAAGCACAGGAAATGACATTACCAATCCAGCTCCGAGTCTGACCCCACtagttaattaatatatatatatatatatatatattttatatttatataaaaaaattattgtttttttatatttctacAGTTATATACGTTGTCACCATTATGATTGAATAAaagaacaaaaagaaaaaaacgagAGGGATTATTAAAGGAGATCTGGAGTGATTAGAGGGGCGATTTTGTCTTTTGGTGTGGAGGGATCGTGGAATGGAATATTGGTGGTGAAAGACGAGGTCGATTTGTGGGGCGCGTGAGAAGGTAGAGAAATCGATAAAGCAATTCCTCTCCCCCCACCAAATATAcgttataattttaaattaggtTAAAATCAATTTTCATCCTTTCTTTTACCTTCAATAGAGAGAGGATTCTCGAAATGAATAGGATTGccaaattctaatttatttctTTCTGGGTGCTTGTATATATGTgttgttcttgttgattatttctttttcttcccgtatcttttttgttttgtaaatTTTGGCTTGATTTGTGTGTTCGATCTTTGAGTTGGATCATGCGGAAAGGCAGAGTAGCGGCGGCTGTTGATGGCGGAGAAGCTAACGGATCTGGGGAATCTAAGGAGATCAGATTTCGTGGGGTGAGGAAGAGGCCATGGGGAAGATTTGCTGCGGAGATCAGGGACCCTTGGAAGAAGACCCGTGTTTGGCTCGGCACTTTCGATTCGGCAGAGGACGCCGCTCGCGCCTACGACGCGGCGGCTCGTTCCCTTCGTGGTCCCAAGGCTAAGACCAACTTCCCGTCGCCAATGGATGGCACTGTTTTCCCTGTTTTTAATCCGCAAAAGCCTAATCAACCTCGAAGAAACAGTAACCCACACGATCCGTTTGTAGATTCTCGGTTTTACCCCCAGGATCACCAGATGCTTGCCCATCAGAGGCCGACGTCCAGCGGCATGAGCAGCACTGTAGAATCTTTTAGTGGGCCACGGCAACCGCCGCCTCCGCCTCTACTTGGGCATCAGAGGAGACACCCACGGTCGCCTCCGGTTGTTCCCGATGATTGCCACAGTGACTGTGATTCATCCTCATCTGTGGTAGATGATACTGAGTGTGATAACGCCTCATCTTGTAAAAAACTCTTGCCTTTCGACCTCAACATGACGCCACCTGTGGACTCTTCTGCTGACATGGATGCTGACCTGGAAGATCTCGCTTGTACCGTCCTCCGTCTCTGAGTTGTTTCAGATGATGAGGTCGGGAGGAGCTCATTTGGTTAATTTACTCATttcgaaaaaaattatttaaggaaaaaaaaccaacaaaatatgaagaaaaaagTGAGAGGAAAGCTCATAGACAGGGTGGAGGCCTGTAGTATTATGTGTTATAGCAGCTAAGAAAACTCTTGAGGATCTGTTTTCCTACGAGTGTTTGTTGTCTgatgagaaaattttattttatgttttatggATAATAGAGGATATAATGATGGATACTTGGGCTTGTTGTTAActtaataacagtcttctttcGAGTTTATATGAATCCCTTGGTATTGGACCATTGCGGTGACTAAGAATTAGGTTTAGAATAATTCTGCATCTGTTTTCCCGCTTATATGTGGGGTTTTGAACATACTGGTTTTGCAATCCCTGTTATTCCAATTTCTTGAAGTGAACATAGAAATTTTTAGTGCCTTGGTGTTACTGATCCTATCATGGATCGATAAAGCTACCAAAGTTGTAGATCCActgatgttttctttttttcttgacTAGGTTAATCTGGATATCTTTTGCTGTTTCCTTGGGTCGATGATATTCTGGTTAGCTGGTATTTTTATCTTATGGTTTTACCCATGTTAGGGTTTgcatttgagaattgtttgATGAGAAATGATGTGGGTTTCTTTGCATGAAATGATCGATTTCATGATAATTTAAATTATCTTTCCATTTTTGTTTACAATTTTTCCCTCTTCGATTAAGTATAATGTTTGAGAGTTGTTGCTTTGTTAAGAACTGGTTATTGAAAACCCATAATGAGTTAGAGTTGGCTCAAGTTTAGGCGAGTTGCTGCTTTTGTGCCTTGTTGCAAGCTAAGGTGCTCGATTTGGATGCACTATTACATAATGCTTATTCATTTTCTCTCATAGACTAACGAGCATTTATTTTATAGTTGTCCAGTGGTATATAAAGCATTTATGTTGAATTACTTGTTCAACTTTTCTTTAGAATGTGGTGTGTGTAGCTTGTTAGAAGAGCAAGGCACACCGGGGCTCATGGGTGCCATAATACTTATGAGCCCCAATGTGCCTTGCTCTTCTAACAACCATGATCGAGAATCACTGCCTTCGGGTTTTACTCATTGAATCTCCTTACACTCTTTATCTAAACCAGGTGTGTAAATTTATACTGGTGTCATTTGTTTCAACGCACCTTGTCTCACTGAAGGCATAAATAACAGGAGTAGTTACTCTTTTTGGATTCACTGCATATATTTCTATGCTGTCTGGAATCTTTGCAATTCAAGGTTGGGGTCCGTTGCCTATCTCTTCCGGTCAGCCGACATGCTACTGTCGGAGCTTTATTCATACCAACATGAATGACTTTACTCAATGACTTGACATGTTTGTTATGGTTCCCGAATATTTTCATTGATTTTTTACTCCTTCAACCCAATGTAAGTCATGATCAATGCATGTGAGTTTCAAATGTGTGAAATTTGTAATATCTCGTTTTCATTTTGTGTTGGTGACTTCTAGTTGGGATTCCTCGCTGGTGATACCCTCAATTGATGATTCCATATGTGAATTTCTCTAAAATGTACTCTATTAGAATGAAGTAATTGCTCATTTGGGGATCCTAAAGTTTGATATGTACAATGGGTATTAGATTGAAGACATCTGTTGGGAGTATACCAATTATTGTTGTATTCTTCAAAACAAGACCAGAATATTGTGTTTTATTGTACTGCATTGTGTGATGGTGACTGTAATATTTACTGGGATTTTGCATCTACTTACAGTGAACCGAGGATGGCTCATCTAATTTCTTGATTGCTGTGAGGTTTTCATGTGCCTAATCTTATATCCTGGGAGGGTTTCAAGTGTCAGAAATTTTTCTGAAGCTATTATTTATTGCTGTTTGATCTACAGAGGAACAATCTTACTCCTTTGCTCTCATTTTCTCTCCAAGCTTTCATGTAATCCTCCTTTTCCCTCGTCATTTAACAGCAAGCTTCTCTATTGTTGTTCCAAGTGCTTCGAAGAAATCTTGAGCAAATCCCAAGCAAATCCAAGGTCTTCTCCTTAGCTAACGTCGAACTAACCGACTATTCTCGAAAGAGATCTAAAAAAGTTCCATGTTTTTGTGCGTTAGTTGTATAATGGAATCTGGAGCTGCTCCTTCCAACGCAATAATGGTATGCAATGACTTACTCCACCAATTTTCCCATAGTTTCTCATTCTCTCTAATAAATTCTACATCTGAGTATCTGACTCACTACTGTGCGAATGAGAAATCCTTCACTAACAAAATGATTTACTCCAACAGCCTATTTTTCCTTTTAATGTAGTACAACTTCCATACATCCCCAATAAAATCTCACCCCTGGCAAAATCATCTTGAGATTGATCCTTGAGGAATGTATTTATAAATTTGCCATACCAATAAAACTCTGGACATAACAATGTTATAGAAAATATTgtagttaaatttttttcccaCGAGAGTTAATGTGTTTTTGATTGAACCTCATGttctaattaatcaattagGCCCACAATTATTACTTCATTCGTATCTGTTGTGTAAATGTAACATTAAAAATAGAGAACTTGATTTTTACTGatgattgatttttatttgagagctggattttttttttaattctcaaAAACTTATTCATTAAAGGGGGAAAAAAGCAATAGAAAACTTGACacaaaatattcaaatcatgGTACATTATCTGGAATTTCAAGTCCTTTATGACCAAAACCCAGtacaaattatgaaattttaggTGATTACAGTATAGAGCATTAAAGCCACGAAGttgttctttcaatttcatAATAAATATATCAAGAAGTTCTTGTTCTAAGTATAGGATAAATGATTGAATTATCTTTGTTTGTCATTTTCTGGATAATTTTTACCTATATTTTAATGTTTCTATCACATCCCATGTATATTTCTACGATTATTTGTCTaacattaattaaatcattaattatttatcttctatcaatcaaatcattgaatttaaattacaatattatccttaataaatagtattattaatattttattaatgattCAAGagacaaaattcaaatttaattaattaaatcaaacaatattatttatcaatcaaatcaaatattctattaactatcatttttaattattattattattattatatatatatattattaatttacgTATTATTATCATATCTTTAACTTAAAAAGCGTTATACCTAACAGTTATTGCCATCTCTGATTCACTTGCTCCAATGCTCAGCTTAGTCTAATGGTTAACCAAATTAGATATTTGTGTGTTTCGATTTCACAAAAGGGTAATcggatttttt includes:
- the LOC140985041 gene encoding ethylene-responsive transcription factor 3-like — protein: MRKGRVAAAVDGGEANGSGESKEIRFRGVRKRPWGRFAAEIRDPWKKTRVWLGTFDSAEDAARAYDAAARSLRGPKAKTNFPSPMDGTVFPVFNPQKPNQPRRNSNPHDPFVDSRFYPQDHQMLAHQRPTSSGMSSTVESFSGPRQPPPPPLLGHQRRHPRSPPVVPDDCHSDCDSSSSVVDDTECDNASSCKKLLPFDLNMTPPVDSSADMDADLEDLACTVLRL